From one Triticum aestivum cultivar Chinese Spring chromosome 4B, IWGSC CS RefSeq v2.1, whole genome shotgun sequence genomic stretch:
- the LOC123090722 gene encoding costars family protein, producing MNLGHVEEEVGKLREEIQRLGQQQPDGSYKVKFGVIFNDDRCANIFEALVGTLRAAKKRKVVTYDGEMLLQGVHDNVEITLFPPSTVAAT from the exons ATGAACCTTGGGCACGTCGAGGAGGAGGTCGGGAAGCTCAGGGAGGAGATCCAGAGGCTCGGCCAGCAGCAGCCCGACGGCTCCTACAAG GTCAAGTTTGGTGTCATCTTCAATGACGACAGATGCGCAAACATATTTGAAGCATTAGTTGGCACCTTACGGGCCGCCAAGAAGAGGAAAGTTGTCACCTACGATGGTGAAATGCTTCTGCAGGGTGTTCATGACAATGTGGAGATAACCCTCTTCCCTCCCTCCACGGTTGCTGCCACTTGA
- the LOC123090721 gene encoding tetratricopeptide repeat protein 38, with protein MEGEGEGEVRRDMWGQEYRTASPDCAAALDDYYAQTMAFGRGRGRAVLRAAAADPSCALAALHAAHFVGPRDRAGAAAFLAAAAGSLGKATGYERAVFRALSALVGEDRDTEVAIERHFQLLKEFPRDLMSLKRAQLLCFYVGRPDTSLEFVQQVLPENQDRNYIYGMLAFPLLELGRMDEAEVAARKGLAINKNDFWSQHNMCHVFQQECRFREATEFMESCSPSWTACSSFMFTHNWWHVAVCYLEGESPIRKVLEVYDQNIMKELDRSDCEPAEVYLNALGLLLRLYIRGEIGPAKERLTTLLDELKNESIWHAEWLLDLLLLWALPCMNEIEAAENLLDSLRSRVSSMDTKRQQLMHKAIQLADAVYKYGKGEHKAVFDTLGPDFDGLGYKMIGASDEQVDVFNEVWYTVLIDAGETSTAIELLVKQISKRQGAPFLWRLLEKAYAVEGRAEDASVAAEKANALQAAHFH; from the exons atggagggggagggggagggggaggtgaGGAGGGACATGTGGGGGCAGGAGTACCGGACGGCGTCGCCGGACTGCGCGGCGGCGCTGGACGACTACTACGCGCAGACCATGGCCTTCGGCCGCGGCCGGGGGCGCGCCGTGCTCCGCGCGGCCGCCGCCGACCCGTCCTGCGCGCTCGCCGCGCTGCACGCCGCGCACTTCGTCGGCCCGCGCGACCGCGCCGGGGccgccgccttcctcgccgccgcagCCGGCAGCCTC GGCAAGGCGACGGGGTACGAGCGGGCGGTGTTCCGGGCGCTCTCGGCGCTCGTCGGCGAGGACAGGGACACGGAGGTGGCCATCGAGCGCCATTTCCAG TTGCTCAAGGAATTCCCCAGGGATCTCATGTCCCTCAAGAGGGCGCAGCTCCTCTGCTTCTATGTCGGACGCCCGGACACATCCCTCGAATTTGTTCAACAA GTTTTGCCGGAGAACCAAGATCGGAACTATATATATGGCATGCTTGCTTTCCCTTTGCTAGAGCTTGGAAGAATGGACGAAGCTGAGGTAGCTGCTCGCAAAGGCTTGGCTATAAACAAGAACGACTTCTGGTCACAGCATAAT ATGTGCCATGTTTTCCAGCAGGAATGTCGCTTCAGAGAAGCTACTGAATTCATGGAATCATGTTCTCCATCATGGACAGCATGCTCATCATTTAT GTTTACCCACAACTGGTGGCATGTGGCAGTCTGTTACTTGGAAGGTGAATCCCCTATTAGGAAAGTTCTGGAGGTATATGATCAAAACATCATGAAGGAACTCGATAGAAGTGATTGTGAGCCAGCAGAG GTGTACTTGAATGCTCTCGGTTTGCTACTCCGTTTATATATACGTGGTGAGATAGGTCCGGCCAAAGAGAGGCTAACAACATTGCTAGATGAGCTTAAGAATGAG TCCATTTGGCATGCGGAATGGCTCCTTGATTTACTTTTATTATGGGCATTACCATGTATGAATGAAATTGAAGCAGCAGAAAATCTGCTGGACTCACTACGATCAAG AGTCTCTTCAATGGACACGAAGAGACAGCAACTGATGCACAAGGCAATTCAG CTAGCCGATGCTGTTTATAAATATGGAAAAGGAGAGCACAAGGCGGTGTTTGACACCCTGGGTCCAGACTTCGATGGGCTTGGCTATAAA ATGATTGGTGCATCGGATGAACAAGTGGACGTCTTCAATGAAGTTTGGTACACTGTGCTAATAGATGCTGGAGAGACATCTACAG CAATTGAGCTGCTCGTCAAACAAATCAGCAAACGACAGGGCGCGCCTTTCCTGTGGCGCTTGCTG gagAAAGCATACGCAGTGGAGGGCAGAGCCGAGGATGCTTCAGTGGCTGCCGAGAAGGCAAATGCTCTACAAGCTGCTCATTTTCATTAG